The Halosimplex litoreum genome has a window encoding:
- a CDS encoding endo-1,4-beta-xylanase, with product MDGNETRESGSDRRTFLQSLAAASAAGVLGTGVASGGETAADAYHQGLQSRLMDEEGLPEGTFVYGDTEAATLEAFSLQGGDQGTETQLDVNADVPITVGDRVAIEEDASNGYSYTYKSNITDRDFSEGDVLLAVAYMRGPNAAAAEGAVEVQAQFKYQFTDPDGETGYSDSFIEGTERVTLGSEWRRFYFPIEVGAKPDGSEYIPYVEFWTGFGQQTVDFGGVALLDYGTEVGVGDLPTTAFDYEYPGRAEDAEWRSAAQDRIDELRKTDFEVTVLDADGDPVSDAEVEVAMQAHEYDWGSAIAVNQWPDGSETYRETFLDNFNKAVPENGLKVPAWEGEYGDGLDKDNTRAAIDWLLERDIPTRGHALVWSTYDWMGIDDSLSATEINEEVKRLIRDRANEFEGDLPEWDMHNHPLFYPEIWQDIGQEYVLDWWETANEADPSSQMYVNELNIVAGDQLTDDYYDHIEWLTGNDAGVEGIGFMSHFGLGSLTPPTELLDRFDRFAEFGVPLQLTEFDIQINDRSNESEVQAQRDYLRDVLTAAFSHEAVEGVVSWGFWQDEHWRPTGAYYDSDWTIRPHGEEYRRLLFDEWWTEASGTADADGVYSGRGFEGTYEVVARDGQRIGAETVEFTDDGASVEVQIETASIADVDLDVDGHTLVGDDTVDLGVALTSESGYELPVPEGALSFESADKDVLVIDEDGVVSVAGEGTATVTVTVAAYGDTAAASARFAARESADLGDPALADDASDLSVADSNDNVFAAGYTSRQGDDSFFQKSEGGQAGSVTYRLADGVAAFEVDAYVNNNATDSDLSFAVSSDGETFEPVEVGPTVVEPPNDSNGYYAFWTYSQVGGLPDDAEYLRVTIPQGPQGYAMVVGAVDVYSEAVSLDATDPTGPGIVIDDLQAGATYEAPRAAGVRIADDESSVASQSVTLNGDTFEGGEIVSRGRNTLNVSATNASGVTTATDLSFEVTRSDEDLIARLQPSATQSTVGDRLEFQVIDTSGSGAHIDDLEWSFDDGTTASGYWNDHRYEEPGIYTVELTATNSDGETTTDGLTVWVSELEGVLAEAKPSATEAAVDERLTFAVEDTSGENRWITDLEWEFGDDESAEGWWAEHRYDSTGTYTVSLTATDNIGYSTTDEVEVTVS from the coding sequence ACACCGAGGCGGCCACGCTCGAGGCGTTCTCGCTGCAGGGCGGCGACCAGGGAACCGAGACGCAGCTCGACGTGAACGCCGACGTGCCTATCACCGTCGGCGACCGCGTCGCGATCGAGGAAGACGCGAGCAACGGCTACTCTTACACGTACAAGTCCAACATCACCGACCGGGACTTCTCGGAGGGCGACGTGCTGCTCGCGGTGGCGTACATGCGCGGCCCGAACGCGGCCGCCGCCGAGGGTGCCGTCGAGGTCCAGGCGCAGTTCAAGTACCAGTTCACCGACCCCGACGGCGAGACGGGCTACTCGGACTCGTTCATCGAGGGCACCGAGCGGGTCACCCTGGGCAGTGAGTGGCGCCGTTTCTACTTCCCGATCGAGGTGGGCGCCAAACCCGACGGCTCCGAGTATATCCCGTACGTGGAGTTCTGGACCGGCTTCGGCCAGCAGACCGTCGACTTCGGTGGTGTCGCCCTGCTCGACTACGGCACGGAAGTCGGCGTCGGCGACCTGCCGACGACCGCCTTCGACTACGAGTACCCCGGTCGGGCCGAAGACGCCGAGTGGCGTTCGGCGGCCCAGGATCGGATCGACGAACTGCGGAAGACCGACTTCGAGGTGACCGTCCTCGACGCGGACGGCGACCCGGTCTCCGACGCCGAGGTCGAGGTCGCGATGCAGGCTCACGAGTACGACTGGGGGTCGGCCATCGCGGTCAACCAGTGGCCCGACGGCTCGGAGACCTACCGCGAGACGTTCCTCGACAACTTCAACAAGGCCGTCCCGGAGAACGGCCTGAAGGTGCCGGCCTGGGAGGGGGAGTACGGCGACGGCCTCGACAAGGACAACACCCGGGCGGCCATCGACTGGCTGCTCGAACGCGACATTCCGACGCGGGGCCACGCGCTGGTCTGGTCGACCTACGACTGGATGGGCATCGACGACTCGCTGTCGGCGACCGAGATAAACGAGGAAGTCAAACGCCTGATCCGCGATCGAGCGAACGAGTTCGAAGGCGACCTCCCCGAGTGGGACATGCACAACCACCCGTTGTTCTACCCCGAGATCTGGCAGGACATCGGCCAGGAGTACGTCCTCGACTGGTGGGAGACGGCCAACGAGGCCGACCCGTCATCGCAGATGTACGTCAACGAGCTGAACATCGTCGCGGGCGACCAGCTTACCGACGACTACTACGACCACATCGAGTGGCTCACCGGCAACGACGCCGGCGTCGAGGGGATCGGCTTCATGTCCCACTTCGGCCTCGGCAGCCTGACGCCGCCGACCGAGCTCCTCGACCGGTTCGACCGGTTCGCCGAGTTCGGCGTCCCGCTCCAGCTCACCGAGTTCGACATCCAGATCAACGACCGCTCGAACGAGAGCGAGGTCCAGGCCCAGCGTGACTACCTCCGCGACGTGTTGACGGCGGCGTTCAGCCACGAGGCCGTCGAGGGCGTCGTCTCGTGGGGCTTCTGGCAGGACGAACACTGGCGGCCGACCGGCGCCTACTACGACAGCGACTGGACGATCCGGCCCCACGGCGAGGAGTACCGCCGGCTGCTGTTCGACGAGTGGTGGACCGAGGCGTCCGGCACCGCCGACGCCGACGGCGTCTACAGCGGTCGCGGCTTCGAGGGCACGTACGAGGTCGTCGCTCGGGACGGCCAGCGGATCGGCGCCGAGACCGTCGAGTTCACCGACGACGGCGCCTCCGTCGAGGTTCAGATCGAGACGGCTTCGATCGCCGACGTCGACCTCGACGTGGACGGGCACACGCTCGTCGGCGACGACACCGTCGACCTCGGCGTGGCGCTCACCTCCGAGAGCGGGTACGAGCTACCGGTCCCCGAGGGGGCGCTGTCCTTCGAGAGCGCCGACAAGGACGTGCTCGTGATCGACGAGGACGGCGTCGTCTCGGTCGCCGGCGAGGGGACCGCGACGGTGACGGTGACGGTCGCGGCCTACGGCGACACCGCGGCGGCGAGTGCGCGCTTCGCGGCCCGCGAGAGCGCGGACCTGGGCGACCCGGCGCTGGCAGACGACGCGAGCGACCTGTCGGTCGCCGACTCCAACGACAACGTCTTCGCGGCGGGCTACACCTCGCGCCAGGGCGACGACAGCTTCTTCCAGAAGTCCGAGGGCGGTCAGGCGGGCTCGGTCACGTACCGCCTCGCCGACGGCGTGGCCGCCTTCGAGGTCGACGCCTACGTCAACAACAACGCGACCGATTCGGACCTGTCGTTCGCGGTCTCCAGCGACGGCGAGACCTTCGAGCCCGTCGAGGTAGGGCCGACCGTCGTCGAGCCGCCGAACGACTCGAACGGCTACTACGCCTTCTGGACCTACTCGCAGGTCGGCGGGCTGCCCGACGACGCCGAGTACCTCCGGGTCACAATCCCGCAGGGGCCGCAGGGCTACGCGATGGTGGTCGGCGCGGTCGACGTCTACTCGGAGGCCGTCTCGCTGGACGCCACCGATCCGACCGGTCCGGGGATCGTGATCGACGACCTGCAGGCCGGCGCGACCTACGAGGCGCCCCGCGCCGCCGGCGTGCGTATCGCCGACGACGAGTCGAGCGTCGCCTCGCAGTCGGTCACGCTCAACGGCGACACCTTCGAGGGCGGGGAGATCGTCTCCCGCGGACGGAACACCCTGAACGTGTCTGCGACCAACGCCTCGGGCGTGACGACGGCGACCGACCTCAGCTTCGAGGTCACCAGGAGCGACGAGGACCTGATCGCGCGCCTGCAGCCCAGCGCGACCCAGAGCACCGTCGGCGACCGACTGGAGTTCCAGGTGATCGACACCAGCGGGTCGGGCGCCCACATCGACGACCTGGAGTGGTCGTTCGACGACGGGACGACCGCGTCGGGCTACTGGAACGACCACCGCTACGAGGAGCCGGGTATCTACACGGTCGAACTGACCGCCACGAACAGCGACGGCGAGACCACGACGGACGGACTCACCGTCTGGGTCTCCGAGCTGGAGGGCGTCCTCGCGGAGGCCAAGCCCAGCGCCACCGAGGCGGCGGTCGACGAGCGACTCACCTTCGCCGTCGAGGACACCTCCGGCGAGAACCGCTGGATCACCGATCTGGAGTGGGAGTTCGGTGACGACGAGAGCGCCGAGGGCTGGTGGGCCGAACACCGCTACGACTCGACCGGCACCTACACCGTCTCCCTGACCGCGACGGACAACATCGGTTACTCGACCACCGACGAGGTCGAGGTCACCGTCTCCTGA